A window of the Enoplosus armatus isolate fEnoArm2 chromosome 5, fEnoArm2.hap1, whole genome shotgun sequence genome harbors these coding sequences:
- the kctd14 gene encoding BTB/POZ domain-containing protein KCTD14 isoform X1: MSLPDYKSFEKQSSPAAAPSPFVQLNVGGHLFSTSLSTLRKHPDSKLADLFSGQPKLCSDAQGRYFIDRDGSHFGGILEFLRSDWLPTENIQEVHREAVYYNIKPLIKRLEETPRLFGELVGRQQFLSRVPHYKENIEVLIRIARAEAIAARRSTIMICVLRTEEDLGFYDNAINSLEADKESVVTFGPWKAVLSVKDLLDCVKTDIESQGYKVSIQPHVMEKSFLSRSYDYFYKLIFTWW, from the exons ATGAGTTTGCCGGACTacaaatcatttgaaaaacagtCTTCACCCGCAGCTGCA CCCTCTCCTTTTGTGCAGCTGAATGTCGGGGGTCACCTGTTCAGCACCTCTCTGAGCACGCTCAGGAAACATCCCGACTCCAAGCTGGCCGACCTGTTCAGCGGACAGCCCAAACTATGCAGCGACGCGCAGGGACGCTACTTCATCGACCGCGATGGTTCACACTTTGGAGGCATCCTCGAGTTCCTGAGATCGGACTGGCTGCCCACAGAGAACATCCAGGAG gtTCACAGGGAGGCGGTGTACTACAACATCAAACCTCTGATCAAACGTTTGGAGGAAACTCCTCGGCTGTTTGGAGAGCTGGTGGGAAGGCAGCAGTTCCTCTCCAGGGTGCCGCACTACAAAGAAAACATCGAG GTGCTGATTCGTATCGCCAGAGCTGAGGCAATCGCCGCCCGCCGCTCCACCATCATGATCTGCGTACTGCGGACGGAGGAGGATTTGGGTTTCTATGACAACGCCATCAACAGCCTGGAGGCGGATAAGGAGTCGGTGGTGACGTTTGGACCCTGGAAGGCCGTCCTGTCCGTTAAAGACCTGCTGGACTGTGTAAAGACGGACATCGAGAGTCAGGGCTACAAGGTGAGCATCCAGCCTCACGTCATGGAGAAGAGCTTCCTGTCCAGGAGCTACGACTACTTCTACAAACTCATATTCACCTGGTGGTGA
- the LOC139285692 gene encoding uncharacterized protein: protein MFTMCHNHQQLPPRKMLILLMYITPVITMLSLTLMFWTYRPERSFQYYRASSELQTIVRPKVAPRCGSVTIVPWEQKVGVNRTKTVLVSAYQEHRTGKNEVRVIAVVLRNETVAYRCLLCCQEQLHISNGVSSTHKDHFDFAYGTADIMCPLPTGCESPSHITVTTAAAHSEDNPGLEFLEVRNREAKSDSFPYEFTVCLSTMFDFTNVLQLVQSLEMMQLLGVNRVAVYKTSCSPDTQRILDYYTRKGLVEVIPWSLSRFLKVSRGWLPMHGPGDLHYLGQIPALNDCIYRYMYQSKYVALQDMDELILPQSVNSWLELLPLLENKYGADRCYMFENNVFPNTVMRPPPASQTLPLQSPGWQNLSGVNILAHLYQEPIITETHFSNFKIIVNPRIVFSTSVHGLLSSVKACSWIDRNIARMYHTRAAKQTHLTPDKLIYDGRLLSFSSQLIPTVNTVLREIGLLPEDSVQ, encoded by the exons ATGTTCACGATGTGCCACAATCACCAGCAGCTGCCTCCACGAAAGATGCTCATACTGTTGATGTACATCACTCCTGTCATCAccatgctctctctcactctgatgTTCTGGACCTACAG GCCTGAGAGGAGCTTCCAGTACTACAGAGCAAGCTCTGAGCTTCAGACCATAGTGCGACCAAAAGTGGCTCCACGATGTGGTTCAGTGACTatag TTCCTTGGGAACAAAAGGTGGGAGTCAACAGGACGAAGACGGTGCTGGTATCGGCTTATCAGGAGCACCGCACAGGAAAAAATGAG GTTCGTGTTATTGCAGTGGTGTTGAGGAATGAGACAGTGGCCTATCGCTGCCTTCTGTGCTGTCAGGAGCAACTGCACATCTCTAATGGTGTCAGCAGCACCCACAAAGATCACTTTGACTTTGCATATGGGACAGCAGACATCATGTGTCCTCTCCCAACAGGCTGTGAGAGCCCATCTCATATCACTGTgaccactgctgcagctcactCTGAAG ATAATCCTGGCTTGGAGTTTTTGGAAGTGAGAAACCGGGAGGCGAAAAGTGACTCCTTTCCTTACGAGTTCACCGTCTGCCTCTCCACCATGTTTGATTTCACGAACGTGCTGCAG CTGGTCCAGAGTTTGGAAATGATGCAGTTACTGGGGGTGAACAGAGTTGCTGTCTATAAAACCAGCTGCAGCCCTGATACACAGCGCATACTGGACTACTACACACGCAAAG GTTTAGTAGAGGTGATTCCTTGGTCTCTGTCCAGATTTCTGAAAGTGTCTCGAGGCTGGCTGCCCATGCACGGTCCAGGTGACCTCCACTACTTAGGCCAGATTCCTGCTCTCAATGACTGTATTTACAGATACATGTACCAGTCCAAATACGTGGCCCTGCAGGACATGGACGAGCTCATACTGCCCCAGTCAGTCAACAG CTGGTTggagctgctgcctctgctggaAAATAAATACGGCGCTGACAGGTGTTACATGTTTGAGAATAACGTGTTCCCCAACACCGTCATGCGGCCTCCTCCCGCCTCCCAAACTCTGCCCCTGCAGAGCCCCGGCTGGCAGAATTTGTCGGGGGTGAACATCCTGGCTCACCTGTACCAGGAACCCATCATCACAGAGACTCATTTCAGCAACTTCAAGATCATTGTCAACCCCCGAATTGTGTTCTCCACGAGTGTCCACGGACTGCTGAGCTCAGTGAAGGCCTGCAGCTGGATCGACAGGAATATTGCACGGATGTACCACACAAG AGCTGCGAAACAAACCCACTTGACACCAGACAAGCTGATTTATGACGGCCGACTGCTGAGCTTCAGCTCCCAACTCATACCAACTGTCAATACTGTGCTCAGAGAGATTGGACTTCTACCAGAGGACAGCGTACAGTAG
- the rps3 gene encoding small ribosomal subunit protein uS3 yields the protein MAVQISKKRKFVSDGIFKAELNEFLTRELAEDGYSGVEVRVTPTRTEIIILATRTQNVLGEKGRRIRELTAVVQKRFGFPEGSVELYAEKVATRGLCAIAQAESLRYKLLGGLAVRRACYGVLRFIMESGAKGCEVVVSGKLRGQRAKSMKFVDGLMIHSGDPVNYYVDTAVRHVLLRQGVLGIKVKIMLPWDPSGKIGPKKPLPDHVSIVEPKEETFPTTPISEQKGAKPEVPAMPQGTPVPTA from the exons ATGGCGGTGCAAATCTCCAAGAAGAGGAAG TTTGTCTCAGACGGTATCTTCAAGGCCGAGCTGAACGAGTTCCTGACTCGTGAGCTTGCCGAGGATGGCTATTCCGGTGTGGAGGTGCGTGTGACTCCAACCAGGACCGAGATCATCATCCTGGCCACAAG GACCCAGAATGTCCTGGGAGAGAAGGGCCGTCGGATCAGAGAGCTGACTGCTGTGGTCCAGAAGAGGTTTGGCTTCCCTGAGGGCAGCGTGGAG ttGTATGCTGAGAAAGTTGCCACTCGTGGTCTGTGTGCCATCGCTCAGGCAGAGTCTCTGCGCTACAAGCTGTTGGGAGGCCTGGCTGTCCGCAG GGCATGCTACGGTGTCCTGAGGTTCATCATGGAGAGCGGCGCCAAGGGCTGCGAGGTTGTGGTGTCCGGCAAGCTGAGGGGTCAGAGGGCCAAGTCCATGAAGTTTGTGGACGGCCTGATGATCCACAGCGGAGACCCCGTCAACTACTACGTCGACACAGCAGTCCGTCACGTCCTGCTGAGGCAGG GTGTGCTGGGCATCAAGGTGAAGATCATGCTGCCCTGGGACCCCAGTGGCAAGATTGGCCCCAAGAAGCCCCTGCCCGACCACGTCAGCATTGTGGAGCCCAAGGAGGAGACCTTCCCCACCACACCCATTTCTGAGCAGAAGGGGGCCAAGCCAGAGGTGCCCGCCATGCCCCAGGGAACACCTGTACCCACCGCATAA
- the kctd14 gene encoding BTB/POZ domain-containing protein KCTD14 isoform X2, with protein MSLPDYKSFEKQSSPAAPSPFVQLNVGGHLFSTSLSTLRKHPDSKLADLFSGQPKLCSDAQGRYFIDRDGSHFGGILEFLRSDWLPTENIQEVHREAVYYNIKPLIKRLEETPRLFGELVGRQQFLSRVPHYKENIEVLIRIARAEAIAARRSTIMICVLRTEEDLGFYDNAINSLEADKESVVTFGPWKAVLSVKDLLDCVKTDIESQGYKVSIQPHVMEKSFLSRSYDYFYKLIFTWW; from the exons ATGAGTTTGCCGGACTacaaatcatttgaaaaacagtCTTCACCCGCAGCT CCCTCTCCTTTTGTGCAGCTGAATGTCGGGGGTCACCTGTTCAGCACCTCTCTGAGCACGCTCAGGAAACATCCCGACTCCAAGCTGGCCGACCTGTTCAGCGGACAGCCCAAACTATGCAGCGACGCGCAGGGACGCTACTTCATCGACCGCGATGGTTCACACTTTGGAGGCATCCTCGAGTTCCTGAGATCGGACTGGCTGCCCACAGAGAACATCCAGGAG gtTCACAGGGAGGCGGTGTACTACAACATCAAACCTCTGATCAAACGTTTGGAGGAAACTCCTCGGCTGTTTGGAGAGCTGGTGGGAAGGCAGCAGTTCCTCTCCAGGGTGCCGCACTACAAAGAAAACATCGAG GTGCTGATTCGTATCGCCAGAGCTGAGGCAATCGCCGCCCGCCGCTCCACCATCATGATCTGCGTACTGCGGACGGAGGAGGATTTGGGTTTCTATGACAACGCCATCAACAGCCTGGAGGCGGATAAGGAGTCGGTGGTGACGTTTGGACCCTGGAAGGCCGTCCTGTCCGTTAAAGACCTGCTGGACTGTGTAAAGACGGACATCGAGAGTCAGGGCTACAAGGTGAGCATCCAGCCTCACGTCATGGAGAAGAGCTTCCTGTCCAGGAGCTACGACTACTTCTACAAACTCATATTCACCTGGTGGTGA